A stretch of the Candidatus Hydrogenedentota bacterium genome encodes the following:
- a CDS encoding SGNH/GDSL hydrolase family protein, giving the protein MSADHQEQAASRDGRVGRLLSYILVLSVATCVLTELGARLAEKWFVGIPEDGAFYWHKSDPYLGWRNDSRSAARVGLPIEESGYQIYRGTKTKPDAPTILCLGDSGTFGIWTDGEIRFKSYAEFLAEKLSCTVVNAGTVGYTSWHCVRVLRQYDGPLDAIVVRVGWNDHAHGNPMRLDNADSKVAAWLNTFAVGRLVLLSAQRPQPTDKPSVSLDEFANNLRTMVRIARERNVALYFVDYPTRLTQQIVENAPLYLHIHKGVAHSLDDLQDVHRRYIGTAREVAEASGVHFVDTPLSEDQFSPVDAVHPNAEGAEHVAAFVAQAIVADGAIGIRPAARQ; this is encoded by the coding sequence ATGTCTGCCGATCATCAAGAACAAGCGGCATCGCGAGATGGGCGGGTTGGACGGCTGCTGTCGTACATACTCGTTCTCAGCGTAGCGACGTGCGTGCTTACCGAACTCGGCGCACGGCTGGCCGAAAAGTGGTTTGTCGGAATACCGGAAGACGGGGCTTTCTACTGGCACAAGTCCGATCCATATCTTGGGTGGCGCAACGATTCGAGAAGCGCGGCCCGCGTCGGATTGCCGATTGAGGAGAGCGGTTACCAAATTTACCGGGGGACAAAAACGAAACCGGACGCCCCGACGATATTGTGTCTCGGCGACAGCGGCACCTTCGGTATCTGGACCGATGGCGAAATCCGCTTCAAGAGTTACGCGGAGTTTCTCGCAGAGAAATTATCCTGCACGGTCGTTAATGCCGGGACCGTCGGTTACACATCGTGGCACTGCGTGCGCGTGTTGCGTCAATACGACGGCCCGCTCGATGCGATCGTGGTTCGGGTCGGGTGGAACGATCACGCGCATGGCAATCCCATGCGGCTGGACAACGCCGACTCGAAGGTGGCTGCTTGGTTGAATACGTTTGCAGTTGGCCGCCTGGTCCTTCTATCGGCGCAGCGTCCACAGCCGACCGACAAGCCCTCTGTCAGCCTGGACGAGTTTGCCAACAACCTGCGCACAATGGTCCGCATCGCGCGCGAGCGCAACGTTGCACTTTATTTCGTCGATTACCCGACGCGCCTGACCCAGCAGATTGTCGAGAATGCTCCCCTTTACCTCCATATTCACAAGGGTGTCGCCCATTCGCTCGACGATTTACAGGACGTGCATCGCCGTTACATCGGCACGGCGCGCGAAGTCGCCGAAGCGTCAGGCGTGCATTTCGTGGACACTCCCCTTTCAGAGGACCAGTTCAGCCCGGTTGATGCTGTCCATCCCAACGCCGAAGGCGCGGAGCACGTCGCCGCATTCGTCGCTCAAGCGATCGTTGCAGACGGGGCCATTGGCATTCGCCCGGCAGCCCGGCAATAG
- a CDS encoding acyltransferase yields the protein MATPTPVTLGHRGPEPESDVSSREGADQTPSRYYRPELDWLRFLAFAMVFLLHAFPSDPAKYAILGIPLWFAQAIIAPIVQAGGYGVDLFFALSAFLITELLLREKEATGKVHIRAFYLRRILRIWPLYIGFIVAVLPFDVFWLGIPFSYHVALLAFTGNWHIVFTGGSPSLCGNLWSVCVEEQFYIVWPNLMARAKTKRFAAMLIGLFAFTCLYRIIYVYGTPPFPFAVWYNTFTRLDGFALGGLLACALHGRRIVLPFLARAAVFILAVGIFWGIGRVPYGGYYGESPAWTYPLVAAASVALIFAFAASPPRTTLGPLLQALSYLGKISYGLYVFHGPALRLADYLLAGASPEWSWIWRMAFAGIFTLVLSMISYAVLEKPFLRMKGRFTFVRSRPE from the coding sequence ATGGCGACCCCAACACCGGTGACATTGGGGCACCGGGGGCCAGAACCCGAATCGGACGTTTCATCCCGGGAAGGAGCGGATCAAACGCCCTCTCGCTATTACCGGCCCGAGTTGGACTGGCTGCGATTCTTGGCGTTCGCGATGGTTTTCCTGCTCCACGCGTTTCCGTCCGATCCAGCCAAGTATGCCATCCTTGGAATACCGCTGTGGTTTGCGCAGGCCATCATTGCCCCTATTGTCCAGGCGGGCGGGTACGGCGTCGACCTATTTTTCGCATTGAGTGCATTTCTGATCACCGAGTTGTTGCTGCGCGAGAAGGAGGCAACCGGCAAGGTCCATATCAGGGCGTTTTATCTACGCCGTATCCTGCGAATCTGGCCATTGTACATCGGGTTCATTGTCGCCGTGCTGCCATTCGACGTGTTCTGGCTGGGAATCCCGTTTTCTTACCACGTCGCACTACTCGCCTTCACTGGGAATTGGCACATCGTTTTCACAGGTGGGTCCCCATCCCTCTGTGGAAACCTGTGGAGCGTGTGCGTCGAGGAGCAGTTCTACATCGTTTGGCCCAATTTGATGGCGCGGGCAAAGACGAAGCGGTTCGCTGCAATGCTGATTGGTCTCTTCGCATTTACGTGCTTGTACCGAATCATCTACGTGTACGGTACGCCACCTTTCCCATTTGCGGTTTGGTACAACACGTTTACGCGCCTAGACGGGTTCGCGCTTGGAGGGCTGCTCGCGTGCGCACTGCATGGCAGAAGAATCGTTCTGCCGTTCTTGGCTCGTGCGGCAGTGTTCATTCTTGCGGTAGGCATCTTCTGGGGGATTGGCCGCGTGCCATATGGCGGGTATTACGGAGAGTCCCCGGCATGGACCTATCCGCTCGTGGCAGCCGCCAGTGTTGCGCTCATCTTCGCGTTTGCTGCGTCGCCCCCACGAACGACGCTTGGGCCTTTGCTTCAGGCTTTATCGTATCTCGGCAAGATCTCGTACGGACTGTATGTTTTTCATGGTCCCGCATTGCGCCTCGCCGACTACCTGCTCGCTGGCGCGTCGCCGGAATGGTCGTGGATTTGGCGCATGGCCTTCGCGGGCATCTTCACGCTCGTGTTGTCGATGATTTCGTATGCCGTGCTCGAAAAACCGTTCTTGAGAATGAAAGGGCGGTTTACCTTCGTCAGGTCGCGCCCGGAATGA
- a CDS encoding acyltransferase gives MTQADSGHDRYYRPELDWLRFVAFSLVFMMHSFPQDAAAYRALGIPTWIGQHIILPIVESGGYGVDLFFTLSAFLITELLLREKELTGRVHIRSFYVRRILRIWPLYVTFILVAMPFDVLWYNIPIEYHVTHLAFTGNWYLVYHGLLPSLCSPLWSVCIEEQFYAVWPNLVQHAKQRRFATILCALFAFTCVYRYVYVHSDPEPAIGVWCNTLARLDGFAVGGLLALELHRRAVRVSRTGRILLAITAFTTFWLCGSAPFAGKFGPAAVWTYALAAGASALLILAFAGSLGTNTTSGIGRVFSYLGKVSYGAYVFHFAVLHAMDAAISEIWPASEWTWIPRTIVAGVVTLVISAVSYELLEKPFLRLKRRFTFVQSRPE, from the coding sequence ATGACGCAAGCTGATTCCGGACACGACCGGTACTACCGGCCCGAGTTGGACTGGCTGCGTTTCGTAGCGTTTTCCCTCGTGTTTATGATGCATTCCTTTCCGCAGGACGCCGCGGCGTATCGGGCTCTCGGCATCCCCACATGGATCGGCCAGCACATAATCCTGCCAATCGTAGAGTCAGGTGGATACGGCGTAGATTTGTTCTTCACGCTGAGCGCGTTTCTCATTACGGAACTGCTCCTGCGCGAAAAGGAACTCACGGGGCGGGTCCACATCCGGTCGTTCTACGTCCGGCGTATTCTCCGGATTTGGCCGTTGTACGTGACGTTCATTCTGGTGGCCATGCCATTTGACGTGCTGTGGTACAACATACCCATCGAATACCACGTGACGCACCTGGCCTTTACCGGCAATTGGTACCTCGTCTACCACGGACTGCTGCCGTCGCTTTGCAGCCCCCTTTGGAGCGTATGTATCGAAGAACAGTTCTACGCGGTTTGGCCCAACCTTGTACAGCACGCGAAGCAACGACGGTTCGCAACCATTCTCTGCGCGCTGTTCGCGTTCACGTGCGTGTATCGATATGTATACGTGCACAGCGATCCGGAACCGGCAATTGGCGTGTGGTGCAATACGTTGGCCCGGCTCGATGGCTTTGCCGTTGGGGGACTGCTTGCGCTCGAGTTGCACCGGCGGGCTGTTCGCGTTTCGCGAACCGGCCGGATCTTGCTTGCCATTACGGCATTTACCACATTCTGGCTGTGCGGCAGCGCACCATTTGCGGGAAAGTTCGGCCCTGCGGCTGTATGGACATATGCATTAGCCGCCGGCGCCAGCGCCCTGTTAATACTCGCCTTCGCTGGCTCGCTGGGCACGAACACGACAAGTGGCATCGGCCGCGTATTCTCGTACTTGGGCAAGGTTTCTTACGGGGCGTACGTTTTTCACTTCGCCGTTTTGCACGCCATGGACGCGGCAATCAGCGAAATATGGCCTGCATCTGAGTGGACATGGATTCCTCGCACGATTGTAGCGGGAGTGGTGACGCTGGTAATCTCCGCCGTGTCTTACGAACTCCTGGAAAAACCGTTCCTCCGACTCAAGCGCCGATTCACATTCGTACAATCGAGGCCGGAGTAG
- a CDS encoding acyltransferase yields the protein MDRSSRTEDLPVTGPRFYRPELDWLRFVAFLLVFTVHVMPLEAGDYTAAGVPAGLAHYVLVPFARFGGHGVDLFFVLSAFLITELLLRERDALGTIHVKAFYIRRLLRIWPLYYCYVLLTFSYELAMTDNPFLYYAMTFVFVGNWYAVLWGEIPTITGHLWTISVEEQFYLVWPLLIRWTRPTVLLSSFVGLFLCSTLYRLVVTIDAPDFNVAAHQSTITRMDCFALGGMLAYGLHRWPASFPAAARCGMIAAGVSMFALVAAGRGFLVGIPVTWMYSCAATGSMLLVASAATAPPRTYTSRLLRGIAYLGKISYGLYIWHIIAGRTSQYLLAQVTLTPSVRLVAHMVLSAAVVLALAAISYAVLEKPFLRIKERFAFVKSRPV from the coding sequence ATGGATCGTTCATCAAGAACCGAAGACTTACCTGTTACCGGGCCGCGCTTTTACCGCCCGGAGCTGGACTGGCTGCGATTTGTGGCATTTCTGTTGGTGTTCACTGTGCACGTCATGCCACTCGAAGCCGGAGACTACACGGCGGCGGGAGTTCCGGCAGGGTTAGCGCACTATGTTCTCGTGCCATTCGCCAGATTCGGAGGGCACGGAGTTGACTTGTTCTTTGTATTGAGCGCATTCCTGATAACGGAATTGTTGCTGCGGGAACGTGACGCACTCGGAACAATTCATGTCAAGGCATTTTACATTCGCCGGCTCCTTCGTATCTGGCCACTGTATTACTGCTACGTGCTCTTAACGTTTTCGTACGAACTTGCAATGACTGACAATCCGTTCCTGTATTACGCGATGACCTTTGTGTTTGTCGGGAACTGGTACGCGGTACTCTGGGGTGAGATACCGACAATCACCGGGCATCTTTGGACAATCTCCGTGGAAGAGCAGTTCTATCTGGTGTGGCCGCTTCTCATACGTTGGACGCGTCCCACCGTACTCCTTTCGTCGTTCGTGGGATTGTTCCTATGCTCCACCCTGTACCGATTGGTGGTTACCATCGACGCTCCGGACTTCAATGTTGCGGCGCATCAAAGCACTATTACGCGGATGGACTGTTTTGCCCTCGGAGGGATGCTGGCGTACGGGCTGCATCGCTGGCCCGCATCCTTTCCGGCGGCCGCACGGTGCGGAATGATTGCGGCCGGTGTCAGCATGTTTGCGCTGGTGGCCGCGGGCCGGGGATTCCTGGTTGGGATTCCGGTCACTTGGATGTATTCATGTGCGGCGACGGGCAGCATGCTGCTTGTGGCAAGCGCTGCGACGGCGCCGCCTCGAACCTATACATCGAGACTGCTTCGTGGAATTGCGTATCTTGGAAAGATTTCCTACGGACTCTACATTTGGCACATTATCGCGGGGCGAACCTCGCAGTACCTCTTGGCGCAAGTAACGCTAACGCCCAGCGTACGGCTTGTAGCCCACATGGTTCTTTCGGCGGCCGTCGTGCTTGCGCTTGCGGCGATTTCCTATGCGGTGCTCGAAAAACCGTTCCTGCGGATCAAGGAGCGGTTCGCGTTCGTGAAGTCCCGGCCGGTGTAG
- a CDS encoding polyprenol monophosphomannose synthase yields MGVQGGKTGETGTPGPGSSPRVVVVVPTYNERDNIRPFLSKLLQCVPDAHVLFVDDNSPDGTGEVIQESIDANPAHISMLRREAKSGLGAAYVAGYLHALERFSNAEYFIQMDADLSHDPAYVPDLLNAMDSADVAVGSRYVHGVSIVNWPLHRLLISRFGTGFAKLVTGMPITDLTSGFKCYRADVLRAMDLTKIRANGYVFQVETVFRAWRMGYRLKDVPIIFYERTTGVSKMNLDIAFEAFLVVLRLGAERLFSPTSMPAARDHSRGS; encoded by the coding sequence ATGGGTGTGCAGGGTGGGAAAACGGGTGAGACCGGAACGCCGGGGCCGGGGTCTTCGCCGCGCGTAGTTGTTGTCGTGCCGACGTATAACGAGCGCGACAATATTCGGCCATTTCTATCGAAGCTGCTGCAATGCGTGCCGGACGCCCACGTCCTGTTCGTGGACGACAATTCGCCGGACGGTACCGGCGAGGTCATTCAGGAGAGTATCGACGCGAATCCGGCGCACATCAGCATGTTGCGCCGCGAGGCAAAGAGCGGCCTGGGCGCGGCGTACGTCGCCGGGTATCTGCACGCGCTCGAGCGCTTCTCGAACGCGGAGTACTTCATCCAAATGGACGCCGATCTCAGCCACGACCCGGCGTATGTTCCGGACTTGTTGAACGCCATGGATTCCGCCGACGTGGCCGTCGGCTCGCGCTACGTGCACGGCGTAAGCATCGTGAATTGGCCCTTGCACCGGCTCCTGATCAGCCGCTTCGGCACGGGCTTCGCCAAACTCGTGACGGGCATGCCGATCACCGATCTCACGTCGGGTTTCAAATGTTATCGGGCCGATGTGCTGCGCGCGATGGACCTGACGAAAATCCGTGCGAATGGGTATGTTTTTCAGGTGGAAACCGTGTTCCGCGCATGGCGAATGGGGTACCGGTTGAAGGATGTGCCCATCATCTTTTACGAACGCACTACCGGCGTGTCGAAAATGAACCTGGATATCGCGTTCGAGGCATTTCTCGTCGTGTTGCGTCTCGGAGCAGAGCGCCTCTTCTCCCCCACGTCCATGCCCGCCGCGCGCGACCACTCGCGCGGGAGTTGA
- a CDS encoding YfhO family protein gives MHVGPPRQWSAPIRARSIREYVIHALLLAVLLVPVFPDVFLRGEVAFPANVIYLYAPWRAHMPPDLEPQNMVLETPRQANAWYYLTAKAMCEGEWPLWNPYQFMGVPLIGSYQTAIFYPPRLMFLLIDDLYVAFTLFILSKLWLGGMLAYVCARYVSLPPAYARFVSIAYMFGGYMITWCSYTTVDSMAWAPLLYTGLEMLVEGRWRRGFAASFVSATMMAFAAGAQHTLTFSLMLGLYFLVRLAALRSPAHALRAIGTAAGAGGAALLVTSIQILPFVETLRLSESVLDTVFKDSASNYYLSPLDIPVLWTPAYFGTNLHGNYWGRMNALYVMMAYIGVACWLGAALSFRGEGFTPVARARVRALQVTSVAAMWFAFSLPGAALVLSLPLFDKVRLIYFLSFFIFGVPLFTAFALQRWYESRAEFRQFVPAALLATIIVVITIVHLWSSGPELAEHDRAMTAHGTLLKDLLVDSKAGVPLEPMDGGLDGYVWKQVFWTIGMLALSLACLALAFAQRFRRFGIIAISGALAIDLLSAWHGMQPTSPRSHVFPPMPLFEEIQQRGHPYRVSVLELVASALPIVYDIEESEGYDTIVPRRYAKVLIDQLTPSGRAAFEPALATPCYFFPAPRAGEAKVPPGYEIEFVRDDVIVAKNTRALPRARLVGGVERHDSVESMLARINSTNFDPTNLALVEGEDAPPNRTSAGGPPGEARVTRWDWNGVDVEFEATEDAVLVLAESYYPGWEATLDQSTPLSIFPVYHLMRGVEAPAGRHTVSFRYRPPLFRMGAWLSVASLAGMLACATAVLYKGAAKRRATRCISNP, from the coding sequence GTGCATGTAGGTCCGCCACGGCAGTGGTCCGCGCCGATTCGCGCAAGATCAATTCGCGAGTACGTCATCCACGCGCTCCTCCTGGCAGTGCTGCTTGTGCCGGTATTTCCGGATGTGTTTCTGCGCGGCGAAGTAGCGTTTCCCGCAAACGTCATCTATCTCTACGCGCCGTGGCGCGCGCACATGCCACCCGATCTTGAACCTCAGAACATGGTCCTTGAGACCCCGCGTCAGGCGAACGCATGGTACTACCTGACCGCGAAGGCGATGTGCGAGGGCGAATGGCCGTTATGGAACCCGTATCAGTTTATGGGAGTGCCGCTGATTGGCTCGTACCAGACCGCGATTTTTTACCCGCCCCGCCTCATGTTCCTCCTGATCGACGATCTCTACGTGGCGTTCACGCTGTTCATTTTGTCGAAGCTGTGGCTGGGCGGAATGCTGGCGTACGTGTGCGCGAGGTACGTCTCGCTGCCGCCGGCCTACGCGCGTTTCGTTTCGATCGCGTACATGTTCGGCGGCTACATGATCACGTGGTGCAGCTATACGACGGTCGATTCGATGGCATGGGCGCCGCTGCTATACACCGGTTTGGAGATGCTGGTGGAAGGGCGATGGCGGCGCGGGTTCGCTGCGAGTTTCGTCTCTGCGACGATGATGGCGTTCGCGGCCGGCGCGCAACACACGCTCACGTTCTCGCTCATGCTCGGCCTGTATTTCTTAGTGCGGCTCGCCGCGTTGCGCTCGCCGGCGCACGCGTTGCGCGCGATAGGGACCGCCGCGGGCGCCGGGGGCGCCGCGCTGCTCGTCACCTCGATACAGATTCTGCCCTTCGTGGAGACGCTCCGCTTGAGCGAGTCTGTGCTCGACACGGTTTTCAAGGACAGCGCGAGCAACTACTACCTGTCGCCGCTGGACATCCCGGTCTTGTGGACGCCGGCCTACTTCGGCACGAACTTGCACGGAAACTATTGGGGCCGGATGAACGCGTTGTACGTGATGATGGCGTACATCGGCGTCGCCTGCTGGCTGGGGGCGGCGTTGTCGTTTCGGGGCGAGGGTTTTACACCCGTGGCCCGCGCGCGCGTCCGCGCGCTTCAGGTCACGTCGGTCGCGGCAATGTGGTTCGCGTTCAGTCTTCCCGGGGCGGCGCTGGTGTTGTCGTTGCCGCTATTCGACAAGGTCCGGCTGATTTATTTCCTTTCCTTCTTCATATTCGGCGTACCGTTGTTTACTGCGTTCGCGCTGCAACGTTGGTATGAATCCCGGGCCGAGTTCCGGCAGTTCGTACCCGCGGCGCTGCTCGCCACGATTATCGTCGTAATCACTATCGTTCACCTGTGGTCGAGCGGACCTGAACTTGCCGAGCATGACCGCGCCATGACTGCGCATGGCACGCTGCTGAAGGACCTGCTTGTCGACAGCAAGGCGGGTGTGCCCCTCGAGCCGATGGACGGCGGCCTTGACGGCTACGTGTGGAAGCAAGTGTTTTGGACGATTGGGATGTTGGCGCTTTCGCTCGCGTGCCTCGCATTGGCCTTCGCACAGCGGTTTCGACGCTTCGGTATCATCGCAATCTCGGGCGCGCTTGCGATTGACTTGTTGTCCGCATGGCATGGCATGCAGCCGACCTCGCCTCGGTCCCATGTATTTCCGCCAATGCCGCTGTTCGAGGAAATACAGCAACGCGGGCACCCGTACAGGGTATCGGTGCTGGAACTCGTCGCCAGCGCCCTGCCAATTGTTTACGACATCGAGGAGTCGGAGGGGTACGACACCATTGTCCCGCGGCGCTACGCGAAAGTCCTGATCGACCAACTCACGCCATCGGGCCGGGCCGCATTCGAGCCGGCGCTCGCCACACCGTGCTACTTTTTTCCGGCGCCGCGGGCAGGCGAAGCAAAAGTACCGCCGGGTTACGAAATCGAGTTCGTTCGTGACGATGTAATCGTGGCGAAGAACACCCGTGCGTTGCCGCGGGCCCGGTTGGTTGGCGGTGTGGAGCGGCACGATTCGGTTGAGTCCATGTTGGCGCGCATCAATTCGACCAATTTCGATCCTACGAATCTCGCGCTCGTGGAAGGGGAAGATGCGCCGCCCAATCGGACCTCGGCAGGCGGGCCGCCCGGCGAGGCGCGCGTTACCCGGTGGGATTGGAATGGCGTCGACGTGGAGTTCGAAGCAACCGAGGATGCCGTGCTGGTCCTGGCCGAGTCGTATTACCCCGGCTGGGAAGCGACGTTGGACCAGTCTACGCCGTTGAGCATCTTTCCCGTATACCACCTTATGAGGGGCGTCGAGGCGCCCGCCGGTCGTCATACGGTTTCGTTTCGCTATCGTCCACCGCTGTTCCGCATGGGGGCTTGGTTGTCCGTCGCCTCGCTCGCCGGAATGCTTGCGTGCGCGACTGCGGTGCTGTACAAGGGGGCCGCGAAACGACGGGCGACTCGATGCATTTCCAATCCGTAA
- a CDS encoding YfhO family protein, whose translation MHFQSVKPYLVHAVLVAVVLAPFFPGVFLRGEVLVPMSHMYEKAPWSAHRPADLADQNPLGSEVTAAVCVWYKLANDAFDRGEWPLWNPYQFMGVPLIGNFQSAVFYPPRLIFRAMDDPYAAMTFYILVRFWLCGFNAFVAARMLGLRSPYANLFSFLFMLAGYNQLWTFYPPPDVMAWLPLLLAGAELLLNMRYRAGAAILTIAMTMSILAGHPSTVMLGCIGLALYALFRLAASRGLWRHTFACALCAAGAFALALAVSAIQVLPFIEYLPETEYFIDRFFPEGAAHYTYSGYDLLGLFGSRMVGTQHDGNFWGVTNHTYTGMLYVGITTWVLLSLIASRIPLDFTARSRVVSYMAASAICLYLASDMPLTEFVRRLPIISGTRPAYFFAFPTAALPLVAALSLQSWVNGGAPVHSLVRPALFTGAGALLIGVVILTAPYLSDGYIEQIDKDVELGPFVTTRWAIAVAIGGGVLLALVQCGRSAGRAHYCVWALCALCVLDQSIAMWGVMASTPRRYVVPETQVTDLLLSQEQPCRVRYNPEEIRSGYFTLYGIEELGGYDAVYPKRFKPYYDSLNTAPGAPVDALLSCGAAVFRDSAPIPDSYEPIVTTEGVTVARYTQTLPRARLVGSMRHFATPEEMFKAMNEPDFDPEHVVYTDTPTGVTMSAQGESPPGNASIVEWKSQYVRVDANANSECILVLADGYAPGWEATVDGKPAEVFPAYHIYRGVHLSPGDHTVDFRYRPAGFRAGQIVSYVGLAVSGTFAAAVLSYQRKRRGQRVMGQS comes from the coding sequence ATGCATTTCCAATCCGTAAAGCCGTATCTCGTTCACGCGGTCCTCGTGGCCGTTGTGCTGGCGCCTTTCTTCCCGGGCGTTTTCCTTCGCGGGGAAGTACTGGTGCCTATGTCGCACATGTACGAGAAAGCGCCATGGTCGGCACACAGGCCGGCCGATCTCGCCGATCAGAACCCGCTCGGATCGGAAGTCACGGCGGCGGTCTGCGTCTGGTACAAACTTGCGAACGACGCATTCGACCGTGGCGAATGGCCGCTGTGGAATCCGTACCAGTTCATGGGCGTCCCGCTGATTGGGAATTTTCAGAGCGCCGTGTTCTACCCGCCACGGCTGATCTTTCGCGCAATGGACGACCCGTACGCTGCGATGACGTTCTATATCTTGGTCCGCTTTTGGTTGTGCGGATTCAACGCATTCGTGGCCGCGCGCATGCTGGGGCTTCGGTCGCCGTACGCCAACCTGTTTTCATTTCTCTTCATGCTCGCGGGGTACAACCAGCTTTGGACATTCTATCCGCCGCCGGACGTAATGGCCTGGCTGCCGCTGCTCCTGGCGGGGGCGGAGTTGCTGTTGAACATGCGGTACCGCGCGGGCGCCGCGATCTTGACCATCGCGATGACCATGTCCATTCTCGCGGGGCATCCGTCGACGGTAATGCTCGGCTGCATCGGTCTCGCGCTTTATGCGCTATTCCGGCTGGCAGCTTCACGGGGACTGTGGCGACATACCTTCGCGTGCGCGCTGTGCGCCGCGGGAGCGTTCGCTCTGGCGCTGGCGGTGTCCGCCATTCAGGTGTTGCCGTTCATCGAGTATTTGCCGGAAACGGAGTATTTTATCGACCGTTTTTTCCCGGAAGGCGCGGCACATTACACGTATTCGGGCTACGATCTGCTGGGACTCTTTGGTTCCCGAATGGTCGGCACACAACATGACGGCAATTTCTGGGGGGTGACGAACCACACGTACACCGGCATGTTGTACGTTGGCATCACGACCTGGGTATTGCTGTCGCTGATTGCGTCGCGCATACCGCTGGACTTCACCGCACGGTCCCGCGTCGTGTCGTACATGGCGGCGTCCGCCATCTGCCTGTATCTGGCAAGCGACATGCCCTTGACGGAGTTCGTCCGGCGCCTGCCGATCATCAGCGGCACGCGGCCCGCATATTTCTTCGCGTTTCCGACCGCGGCGCTGCCGCTCGTCGCAGCGCTTTCCTTACAGTCGTGGGTCAATGGGGGCGCGCCGGTACACAGCCTGGTCCGGCCGGCCCTTTTCACGGGGGCGGGGGCACTGTTGATCGGCGTTGTTATCTTGACCGCGCCATACTTGTCGGACGGGTACATCGAACAGATCGATAAAGACGTCGAACTTGGCCCGTTCGTGACCACGCGGTGGGCCATCGCAGTGGCCATCGGGGGCGGCGTACTGCTCGCACTGGTCCAGTGTGGCCGGAGCGCGGGCCGCGCGCACTATTGTGTCTGGGCGCTTTGTGCGCTATGCGTACTGGACCAGTCGATCGCGATGTGGGGCGTAATGGCGTCAACGCCGCGCCGATACGTCGTGCCCGAAACGCAGGTCACCGATCTTCTGTTATCGCAGGAGCAACCATGCCGCGTGCGATACAACCCGGAGGAAATACGGAGCGGCTATTTTACGCTGTACGGCATCGAGGAATTGGGCGGTTACGACGCCGTGTACCCAAAACGGTTCAAACCATACTACGACTCGTTGAACACAGCGCCCGGCGCCCCGGTCGACGCGTTGCTGTCCTGCGGCGCGGCGGTATTTCGCGATAGCGCGCCCATACCGGACAGTTATGAACCGATTGTGACGACCGAAGGCGTCACCGTCGCACGGTATACCCAAACGCTTCCGCGCGCGCGGCTCGTCGGGTCGATGCGGCACTTTGCGACGCCGGAAGAGATGTTCAAGGCGATGAACGAACCGGATTTTGACCCGGAGCATGTCGTCTATACCGACACACCGACCGGTGTCACGATGTCCGCGCAGGGCGAATCGCCGCCAGGCAATGCCTCGATCGTCGAGTGGAAAAGTCAATACGTTCGCGTCGATGCGAATGCGAACAGCGAATGCATACTCGTGCTCGCGGATGGATACGCGCCCGGTTGGGAAGCCACGGTCGACGGCAAACCGGCAGAGGTCTTTCCCGCGTACCACATCTACCGCGGCGTCCATTTGTCGCCCGGCGATCATACGGTGGATTTCCGCTACCGTCCTGCGGGATTTCGTGCCGGGCAGATTGTCTCGTACGTGGGTTTGGCTGTTTCCGGGACGTTTGCCGCCGCAGTGCTGTCGTACCAGCGGAAGCGGCGCGGCCAGCGTGTGATGGGCCAATCGTGA